The DNA window TTTtgatttttcaagaaaaattaaagagttATTACGAGATGTTGCATTTGTATCGCCGATCAACAATCTATAagcaacgatatatatatagcatcgATATCAATTGGTGCGATTTAATTTCGATTTCgattttgtttcatatttctatttaacatTTACATTTGTAGTTGATAACagttatcataaaaaaatgtaataaaaacgaaatagaagaagaagaagaagaaaaagatcggATATCTGAACTGTGAATCCCGAGGCGTTGGAATATTTTGTACACGTAGTCGAGGTATCACGACACCTCGGCCATTATGCATAATACACGGAGTAACATAATGCAGCCATTgttagaaaagggaagaacGTTTTCCCTGTGTGTATCGGTTTGTTTCGTAGTGTGCCACTAAATACGAGCTGAGCTGTTCATAGGAACAAGGTATACACGGCCCGTTTAATACTCATTTGCATTCATTCTATTATACAACGGCGCTTATACGCTATATTTATGCAGTCCTCGTATATACGTAGAAAGACAGACGAACTTTTAGTTccaatttacatatatatccatatgatattatttaaaaaaagtaaacagtGACTGTGGTGTCCCTTTTGATCTGATTTTAACTCGTTTACATCTTTTTTCATAAAcgtgataattttataagtataaataatatttgtaattcgaacgactttattaattttcgttttttttctataaattaaaagaagttaTTATTAGATAGATCAAATAACCATTTTCCaagaaatgattattttttgtttcccatccgattaaaaaaaatttcttaggTTCTGTTATAAACAAAAGGAAGTTCGAGTTACGGGCGATCGTTAAACGACGAGTTAACTCTTCCTGCTTCTTCAAGGATCCTGTCCGACGAGGAGTTAATGAAGCTATTGTCCGCGACGTCCGTTCGTCCGAAGGTATAAGCGTCGGACGAGCGCGACGAGTAATTGGCAAAAGATATCGACGAGCCCTTCTCATCTTCCtcattctttcccttctttaactctttttctccttctatcgTCTCTTCCTCTTGCGATCTTGTTAGCCGAAAAAACTCACGGCTCGATTCTTGACAGCTCTTGATCTATGGTTCCTGCGTATTACCGTTTCTGTCCTGCtcttatttcctctttttttcctcaagACGTCAACCACTTCACTCTTTCGGTCATGCTCCAACTTGCGCAACATTTCTTGCGACCATAAATGGCTAAGACGTACGAATTCTGGTCCTCGTTGTTCCACAGCGTCCAACCCACGATCAGCTCACAACATGCAAAGGCTTTCTCGTTTGCTTATCGAAAGTGGTAGACAACGATTTTGCAATTATACGTACCATGTTTATTTATGTCAACTACACAATTATTAAAGTTcataatggaaagaaaattgttttagatatgttaagattttatttgtttaatatttcttttatacttaGGTAATATAGTTGATTAATGTTGAAACGTATTAGAAATCTTTGCTGTgaacttattcttttttaaattgtaactAAGTCTTAACATAAATCATTGCAAAGAAGATCGtcaatgtattaataaatgtcTTTCAAATCCATTCCTTTTACTTCAATTTCGAAAGGCAATttgtaaatgtaattttactatatatgtacgttattCAGAAAGTCCATGGAAACGTAAATTACTAGACTTAGGATAACGAGTATTAAATCGACGATTACTAAACATCACCTTGCTTGGAatgatcattataaaattcaagGGAATAGGAAAACATCCTGTCGTTAACGTTCCAACTCGAATATTCGAGCGAAATCGTTCGAACGTTCAACATCCAAATATGTTGAACGGTCGATTGCTAGCACCGAACCATTAATGTACGAATGCGAAGGAGATCATCCAAATATGAACATTAGAACGTGAACTTGCTTTTCGTAGGAACAACCCTGAGAAAATTACAaacccttttattttcttcgccaagctaaaattaataattaacactAGCCGTCAACGAGCTCGTCGAAACCTTCTTCTCCAGAATAGTGACAAACAATTTTATTGTACGTTTCATTCTCACGGTGAATTCTCAGTAAAGAAGCTCTTTAAAGCTGACTAAAATGTAGCTACAATGAAGAGTCTACTTGGCTTCCACCTCTTCCTGTGTGCCGTTACGTTGAGTATTAATGGTGCAATTAAGAAAACGACTCAGAAACcgagaaaaaagggaacaaCGCAAATTATGTGTTACGGGAATTTAACCAAGGAAAGTTGGAAAAACGGAACATGTTCTCACGTGAcaataaatttagaaattcATCGAATGTTCAAATATTCATGAACATTAATGTCGATATATAAGATAAGCTTTTATCTTGAATTATTGAGTctagtaatttatatttttatatcagtatctacgattttaatgaatatattcatatttctatGATAAGAGATAAGACGCTTCTATTTCACccaaatagaaagaaatatatatatacgtacatacgtatgtacaacttgcggaaaaattattctatcgTTCGTTTATCGACTGTCGATTGCAAATTGACGTTCGATTTGATTATACGTAACTACATCACTTCGTTTAAAAGTTATAAttgaagaaattaattgaaacaCACTTAGATACAAGAACGTTGTCTATCTTACGAGATGatcataaagaaaattttgaagaaattttggaaaaaattaaattttaaatggaacaagtaatgtttacatttttataagatttctttttcctttggaaaggtaaaatagtaaaattatgGGTGTCGGCGTAATTAGTTTACAATAAATGATCGGTAATTTTGTATCCTTGGGCAACACCTGTGATGGTGGTATCCTCTCTCGGTATCTCTCGAACTCCTCTACTATAGACCGTGTTGACTTGTCACCGTGCGACAGCTGCATCGTGCGTTTCCTCTTCGTCCTTGCACCTGTCTCCCTTAGGGCCATTACGCACGAACGTGCACCTTGCGGACGTCCGTAGAGGGAAATCACTTCgtactcctcttcttcttttttctctgttttttcttcttcatcatcgttCTCCGtattcttcttcgttccaCTAAAGATCGCCACAATGATTCATACGCTTCTTCACGTACCATGTTGTTCGaatagaaacaaagaaagcaaaacaaaacaaaagagaaaagaaaaatgaaactcGAGCATGAAGCTTGGGAAAAGAAATTGCAATTGCAATTGCAATGACGTTATTGGTGAGCGTTGTAAAAAGatagcaaagaaagaaaaaaagaaagagtctgagatagagaaagagagagagagagagagagagagagagagagagagagagaaagataaagagagagagagagagggaaagagaataaaatataaaggagaCAAACACGagacgatattatttatttctacttcTATTTGCCGATCGTCCGCGTCATTAAGTCGTAGAATTTATCGTCCTCTTAATCTGCGCCTATATTTTACAATGGCCGATATTATCGAGAGGGAAAACGTATTGCCACGTTACGAGATATTTCAAAGGCTCTCCACGGGCTGCAGGGATTTTCTACGTTAATCCTgttgccttctctctctctctctctctctctctttcccttctctagtttatttttttttgttggcaAACGAAACAGCCACCCTATCCCTCTCTCGCCATTCCTCTCCCGGTGACAAACCGATCGCATAAAATAGCTCGCCATAAACTTCATTTGCATAAGCCGGCTTGTCGCGACGCACCAACCAAGTTTCCATAGTTGCAGACGCGATATATGGACGAATgatcgttgaaaaaagaaggaaaaaataaacagacaCAAGAGACATTTCGGTGAAGATAATCCTCACCGATGCGTGACAATATTCCATATTCTTGCTTTGACGTAtggaaaaaagtaagaaaaggagaattgtaaaaataaaataaggatGTGATATGTTAATCAGCAAACAAATCTTTTGGTTGccgattatttatattactaaaACCCCATTAACAACTTTCAAttctgatatataatatttttatatcttttagtaaatattatatatgtatgtgcctTTTAAATCCTTGATACTATTATTTGACAAATATCTTAGTTATGgaactattatttaaaataaaagaatacatCGTTCGCATGTTGTTTTGCTTTGCAGTTTCGTTCAAGAATTTGCCTCGCCACCGGCAGATggaataactttattattggaGACTCTTCGTGGAGTACAGTTGGCTCAAAGTTCACCACCGACGTCCGGACATGTTGGGCCAAGAGTCGGTACCAGAAGGGCTGCTCTGGACGAGTTAGGATGCGTCGAGTGTTTGGCCGCCTGCGGTGAACGATGCGCTGATGCACCACGGCTACTAGTGCAAGCTCAACCTGGACTTCTTGCTCTGGCGGTCTGTCTGACGAGTAGTCTGAACCGGTCTCGTGTTCTGGCTCTTCAGGTAACAATCGTACCATCTTCCGCGCTCGTACTCGACGCTTACCGTTATTTTAAAAACAGCTGGCCGACACGATAATCGCTTACAAACGCGAGAGACCATCCGTAAACGTACCTTTGAATGATTCTCAATCCTAGAAAAGATTTAAGTCGAGTGGTCGATCACTTCAAACTCTTCACTTTACCTTGATGATCTCTTTTATCCCTGCTTGTTACTTCTTCCTGGAATTGAAAGGGGATctcaaaacatttttattcgaagatACACATCTTACCGTTAACATACTTTCCGTATTAAtttcgtatataatttattacaatgaaCTCTGAAGTTTTTATACGCTCGTTAATGCGATCAAAACCGACAGTACTTATCCTCATTTCTTATAACCATAACATTAGAGTAAATTAACCATTCATCACGGCTATGTTGCATGAGTATATATTTCGGAacggtaagaaaaaaaattctgttaACGTTATAAGAATCGTGATAATTCTGTTAACtcataaaagaaaacttttattaaataaaaagaatcatcTATTCGTTGTAGTTTCAATTCCACCCAATTAAAATCGTCCTCGATTAATTCGTTATTAACTTGACCCATTGAGCCGCTCATAAACACGAAGTTTGGGCAACGAAAAGAACCCTTTACTCGATCGAGCTCCGTTATTTGGAGAATATATACCGTCAACGGCAAAAccagtttttatcatttctacaGCCAAACGTTATTCGATCGAACGCAACGGTTTCATTTGCAAGCATTTATACAACCGTTGAccgtaatttcttttctttttctttatcttttcatatACCTAGATATCTTTATCTCAGGAAGTACCTATGTAGTTGTTAACCATGGCCAGGCTAAGCATATGAACGATTAtcaaaatttaacaaaaacaaataatcgTTTACACGACAGGTTTCTAATCGCATATTAAAGGATACGGAATAGTTAATGATCAAAACATACAaacttaacgataataaaaataaagatcgaGAAAATAATGACTGTAATCTAGACTAtggaagataaaaaggaaattaatcaacaaaaaatatgtataaacatatatatatatatatatatatatatatatatgttatatatatttatgttatatatatatatttatatatatatataacatatatatttatatatatatatatacatttatatatacatttatatatatatatatatatatatatatatatatatataaaatttcctaTGGTTGTAAAACGTGTTTCATTCCAATCGTAAAACTTGTAATAACTGAAACTAAAACTTGTTTGATAACATAAGATGTTtatagtttataaaaaaaaaagagaaaaaaattgatcgaatttACAGTTGCTGACGAAGGTTTGTCAGACTGCAGGTGGACACGCCGCAGTTTCCGAAGCTGTTTCTACATTGAGGTTGAAATACGGCGAAGGTGGAAGGTTCAGATTTTTGGCTGGCGCACTTCTAGCTCCCAGAGCTGCTATCGCTCTGAGAGTGGCAGGAGTATCCTTCTTGAATGCTTTCTTAAAGTCAGCACCTCGTACGCAAACGAGATTATACATTCaggtaagaataataaaatgctTGCTCatcgaaatatgaaatatgaatGAACAATGGATAATAAGGCCACTTAAGAACAATAGATAGCAGTCTgtgtaattttattcaaaattgaataaaaattgtatttgttattttttttcgttaaatatatatatttcttttgaccgataaaatgcatatatttatcataatcatcTTGTAGGCGGAGGCCTGCGAAGCTGGACTAGAGCCGCAGGTACTCCAAGAATGGTTGAGAGAATCGGATGGTCGAGAGGAAGATACATTGACGGATCTTTTGCGTAAGGAAGTCCAGAAATGGGCACAAAATTGTGTCGATGTAGATGCTCTTCAACGAAGGGTTCTACGTGCCGAAGAAACTTGTAGAATTTTAAGCAAGAAGGTCTCTGCTTTACAAAATCAGCTCGAGAAATTGCAAGTGGAGAAGCtcaacaattataatacgaaAAATCGCGATAATATATCTAGCGGAACAATTCTTGGTATAAATAAGACGCAAAAGGTATCATCGAACGCGGAAGACGAAGGTATTAGTTCGTCAGAAAGATCGAGCAGTCCAGAAGATACAAAAAATCAATCTCAAAACGATCATCAGAAGATCACGACGATGCAAGATAATGATCAAGAAACGACGATCGATGATGTTATTGAGGAACTTAGGATCATCGTGAAAGATGCTGAGGAAGAGTTCAGCGATAAGAATCAAGAAAGATCTGCGGAATTGGATTCAAATGATCCAGCTTTCGTGAAAAATGCCCTCTTCAGGCCAAATTCCAAACTTTCTTACGACAATTCCGATGTTTGTCTCTATGAGCAAGTCTCGAAACGAGATCAGCAAACTGATCGAAAGATCTTTAATACCAATTCTGCTTCGAATGTATTACAAAGTTGTCAGGAGAAAGGAGAACAAGTTACTTATTTTGGTAACGATCCTGATTACAGCGATAATTCGAGTGTCACTAGAAGACTGAGCTCGGATGTATCACGAAGGATCTCAAAATCTTCGTTGGAGGGTAGCGTCAAGATAGTCGTCAAGGGACCGGACGTCGAAGATGCTATAGTTCCGACAATTCTTCATCCACAACCACCGCGAAGAACGCCACCGTGTTTATCGGCATTAATGGCGGTGAGGCACTGTAATTTTGCCGATCACAATGAACCTTACAACTCTCACGACGAAGAGCTCGAGGAGGAAACTTTAGGTGATGGTAGTGATTCTTTGCTAAGCGCTTCTAGATTGAAGTACAACGAGAAGAATCAATCCTATGAGGAACACATCAGAGAGACCGCTGTGGTTGAACATTTTCAAAAGAGATCCACGAACGGTTTATTGTCAAACAATATCGTCGATAAGAGTGCTAAATTCAGGAAAAGTTTCGACGATCTTCGTCATTTTggaaataatggaaataatttaGAAGGAAAAACTATAAGAAATTATGAACCTTCTGGTTCGTCTAAAACACGAATACCAGCTGAAAATGGATCGATTAAACATGTAGAATATAGACAATTTGAAACATCTTCGAAGGTATTCGATTTCTCAAAGCATCAAACAGATCGTCAATCTTCCGTTCATCGACACGGTTCTAAGTATAGGAGCGAAGTGGAAAAGAGGAAACTTCTACGCAGATCGACAAGTCATGATTATCTAGATTCGAATACATCAACACCTTGTTCGAGAAGATCGACTGGAAGTCGAGTAGAGTGTCGTATAAGAAAATTCGAGAGTTTAAACTCATTCGATGAACACCGTAGTCTTCAGAGTTACGGTGGGCCCGGCAGTACCGATAATTTGAACAAGCAACATCAGAATATCACAGAAGATTTCTCCAAGTCCAGGATGAGAAGATCCGAATCCTTTCATCACGTGTCCCATATCGCTAGAAAGGATCAATGCTCATCGAGAGGCGGAAGTGACAGTGGATTAATCTATATTACGGATTATAATCTCGATCCGCTAGTTACTCGAAGACCACGATCTATAGAGGCACCCAAGTCACCCAACTTGCTTACTAAATCGTTGGATAGAATAGACGAAGGCTTAGACTCgatggttaatatcgttataacggaagagaaaaacgaatggAACGCAAATAGACATCAACCGAAGTCGAATAACAGTCGTAATGACAAACAATCAATAAAAGTTAAATCCAATAAATTGGATAATTCGAAAAGTAATTACATAGATCGTGAAAAgcaaaaagttaaaaaagagGAATCAATGGTaagaaataatcatttattgaacgatgaattttataattgtcatATAAACAATAAGCAATTAAGGAATGACGAATTATATGAAGAGCAGAGAAATCGGCAATGGAATTATCAGAAGGAAGTACAATTAGCAAGGAGGGATAATGAAATCGGTTCCGAAATTACACCCATGGAATTATCAAAATCCGAAGTCAAACATAATTCTTTTGGCCAAAACAAATCTACGATCAATAGGTTTTCAAATAGATCAAACGATTCTGGTATTTTCGCTGGGCGAACCTATGACACTTTTGGACTTGGTAAAAATCGATTTAACGCAGGAAAATATTCGGGTGATCAACGCATTAAAGATAATCCATTGGCCAGACGAAATACCACCTCATCCATAATTGGTAAACGTGGTAAGGTTACTGATGTTGTTTCaggtttatattaaaatcattaaatcgatatttttatagaatttatgAAATTCAAATTGAATTGTTGGAAAACATTTGTTTAAACGACATAAAGactaatatatttcttttactcctaattattaaaatttgtaatgaACCTAACAAATCCTTGTGCAATATTTACAAGTGTTCGCGAAATCAttcagaaattaatttataaatatttgtaagcATTACAAAATTATGTGCAGTCACACTACGATGATTATGACGGTGATGGAGGGATCTTAAATGCATCATGcaatattttgttttcattgcAATCACATTTGCACGTAGTAGTAATACAACAAAGGCTGTATCCTATGCATATTTAAGCAGAAATGTAAATAACAGCTTgctaaaagatataatatttgattgaacatgttatttctataattaaacgaatttcGAAGATCATGTAATTcttcgaaattattaaatagaacGGCCAGAAATTTCGATATTGTGCTACTGTAACTttgcttttaatttattaaatttttattatttaatgtaaagAACATTAAACTTACGATTATCtgcaattaataaaagaatgacattatataataactatatttcatatcgtaaataaaaaacagataTTTAGATGATTCAATGACTATAATATCAAACACTCTCACAATCTGTATATTCTATCTTTTACATGAAACATGTaagttgaattatttaatatacaattaCTTGAATGTCATAATGCTCTATTAAGTTTCGTACAAATCAAAGATTTATGCAAAAAGGGGAGGaggtaattatataattatataattttataataacataataaatatcgatatattataatttatcagtCAGGTAATAATAggtaagtaaaaaagaaatttcaaataactCACCTTGCATTTagttttcttatataatataaaaataaatcaataaattgaggtttagaaaagatatttcacCAAAACTCCATTGctcatattaatgataaataaaataatattttatatatgcaagTGATACGAGGAACAATTaatcttatacatatatatatatatatatatatatatatatatatatatatatatatatatattatatatatattatatatatataatatataatatatattatattatattatattatatatatataatatatatacatataatatatatataatatatatatatataaatataatatatattttatatttataaaaaagtttaAGTAAATAAGTTCATTCATATGCTCAAATACAGTCCATAAAAATACTTCAAAAAACTTTAAGAGATCTTTTTGTCATGTTAATGTTGAACAAGTGcataaatgtttaaaat is part of the Vespa crabro chromosome 8, iyVesCrab1.2, whole genome shotgun sequence genome and encodes:
- the LOC124426090 gene encoding uncharacterized protein LOC124426090 isoform X5, with the protein product MGNSRSQPCRRNKPLYLLYLIHRTWSMVADHRKTQSHCDDIDRETELSSRCSGCNDCAYRQDSLGFDSESDMAPNAEEELLVVKPWGPQTEKEPGLRPPTYNAEDYAIALRRWGRRPLSTVQDSQDTLPSTTSSSSGYISGSAGEMTLRQFTSVSELLNKLRADLRLAFPSFVQEFASPPADGITLLLETLRGVQLAQSSPPTSGHVGPRVGTRRAALDELGCVECLAACGERCADAPRLLVQAQPGLLALAVCLTSSLNRSRVLALQLLTKVCQTAGGHAAVSEAVSTLRLKYGEGGRFRFLAGALLAPRAAIALRVAGVSFLNAFLKSAPRTQTRLYIQAEACEAGLEPQVLQEWLRESDGREEDTLTDLLRKEVQKWAQNCVDVDALQRRVLRAEETCRILSKKVSALQNQLEKLQVEKLNNYNTKNRDNISSGTILGINKTQKVSSNAEDEGISSSERSSSPEDTKNQSQNDHQKITTMQDNDQETTIDDVIEELRIIVKDAEEEFSDKNQERSAELDSNDPAFVKNALFRPNSKLSYDNSDVCLYEQVSKRDQQTDRKIFNTNSASNVLQSCQEKGEQVTYFGNDPDYSDNSSVTRRLSSDVSRRISKSSLEGSVKIVVKGPDVEDAIVPTILHPQPPRRTPPCLSALMAVRHCNFADHNEPYNSHDEELEEETLGDGSDSLLSASRLKYNEKNQSYEEHIRETAVVEHFQKRSTNGLLSNNIVDKSAKFRKSFDDLRHFGNNGNNLEGKTIRNYEPSGSSKTRIPAENGSIKHVEYRQFETSSKVFDFSKHQTDRQSSVHRHGSKYRSEVEKRKLLRRSTSHDYLDSNTSTPCSRRSTGSRVECRIRKFESLNSFDEHRSLQSYGGPGSTDNLNKQHQNITEDFSKSRMRRSESFHHVSHIARKDQCSSRGGSDSGLIYITDYNLDPLVTRRPRSIEAPKSPNLLTKSLDRIDEGLDSMVNIVITEEKNEWNANRHQPKSNNSRNDKQSIKVKSNKLDNSKSNYIDREKQKVKKEESMSREIGNGIIRRKYN
- the LOC124426090 gene encoding uncharacterized protein LOC124426090 isoform X2, translating into MGNSRSQPCRRNKPLYLLYLIHRTWSMVADHRKTQSHCDDIDRETELSSRCSGCNDCAYRQDSLGFDSESDMAPNAEEELLVVKPWGPQTEKEPGLRPPTYNAEDYAIALRRWGRRPLSTVQDSQDTLPSTTSSSSGYISGSAGEMTLRQFTSVSELLNKLRADLRLAFPSFVQEFASPPADGITLLLETLRGVQLAQSSPPTSGHVGPRVGTRRAALDELGCVECLAACGERCADAPRLLVQAQPGLLALAVCLTSSLNRSRVLALQLLTKVCQTAGGHAAVSEAVSTLRLKYGEGGRFRFLAGALLAPRAAIALRVAGVSFLNAFLKSAPRTQTRLYIQAEACEAGLEPQVLQEWLRESDGREEDTLTDLLRKEVQKWAQNCVDVDALQRRVLRAEETCRILSKKVSALQNQLEKLQVEKLNNYNTKNRDNISSGTILGINKTQKVSSNAEDEGISSSERSSSPEDTKNQSQNDHQKITTMQDNDQETTIDDVIEELRIIVKDAEEEFSDKNQERSAELDSNDPAFVKNALFRPNSKLSYDNSDVCLYEQVSKRDQQTDRKIFNTNSASNVLQSCQEKGEQVTYFGNDPDYSDNSSVTRRLSSDVSRRISKSSLEGSVKIVVKGPDVEDAIVPTILHPQPPRRTPPCLSALMAVRHCNFADHNEPYNSHDEELEEETLGDGSDSLLSASRLKYNEKNQSYEEHIRETAVVEHFQKRSTNGLLSNNIVDKSAKFRKSFDDLRHFGNNGNNLEGKTIRNYEPSGSSKTRIPAENGSIKHVEYRQFETSSKVFDFSKHQTDRQSSVHRHGSKYRSEVEKRKLLRRSTSHDYLDSNTSTPCSRRSTGSRVECRIRKFESLNSFDEHRSLQSYGGPGSTDNLNKQHQNITEDFSKSRMRRSESFHHVSHIARKDQCSSRGGSDSGLIYITDYNLDPLVTRRPRSIEAPKSPNLLTKSLDRIDEGLDSMVNIVITEEKNEWNANRHQPKSNNSRNDKQSIKVKSNKLDNSKSNYIDREKQKVKKEESMRNRQWNYQKEVQLARRDNEIGSEITPMELSKSEVKHNSFGQNKSTINRFSNRSNDSGIFAGRTYDTFGLGKNRFNAGKYSGDQRIKDNPLARRNTTSSIIGKRGKVTDVVSGLY
- the LOC124426090 gene encoding uncharacterized protein LOC124426090 isoform X1, producing the protein MGNSRSQPCRRNKPLYLLYLIHRTWSMVADHRKTQSHCDDIDRETELSSRCSGCNDCAYRQDSLGFDSESDMAPNAEEELLVVKPWGPQTEKEPGLRPPTYNAEDYAIALRRWGRRPLSTVQDSQDTLPSTTSSSSGYISGSAGEMTLRQFTSVSELLNKLRADLRLAFPSFVQEFASPPADGITLLLETLRGVQLAQSSPPTSGHVGPRVGTRRAALDELGCVECLAACGERCADAPRLLVQAQPGLLALAVCLTSSLNRSRVLALQLLTKVCQTAGGHAAVSEAVSTLRLKYGEGGRFRFLAGALLAPRAAIALRVAGVSFLNAFLKSAPRTQTRLYIQAEACEAGLEPQVLQEWLRESDGREEDTLTDLLRKEVQKWAQNCVDVDALQRRVLRAEETCRILSKKVSALQNQLEKLQVEKLNNYNTKNRDNISSGTILGINKTQKVSSNAEDEGISSSERSSSPEDTKNQSQNDHQKITTMQDNDQETTIDDVIEELRIIVKDAEEEFSDKNQERSAELDSNDPAFVKNALFRPNSKLSYDNSDVCLYEQVSKRDQQTDRKIFNTNSASNVLQSCQEKGEQVTYFGNDPDYSDNSSVTRRLSSDVSRRISKSSLEGSVKIVVKGPDVEDAIVPTILHPQPPRRTPPCLSALMAVRHCNFADHNEPYNSHDEELEEETLGDGSDSLLSASRLKYNEKNQSYEEHIRETAVVEHFQKRSTNGLLSNNIVDKSAKFRKSFDDLRHFGNNGNNLEGKTIRNYEPSGSSKTRIPAENGSIKHVEYRQFETSSKVFDFSKHQTDRQSSVHRHGSKYRSEVEKRKLLRRSTSHDYLDSNTSTPCSRRSTGSRVECRIRKFESLNSFDEHRSLQSYGGPGSTDNLNKQHQNITEDFSKSRMRRSESFHHVSHIARKDQCSSRGGSDSGLIYITDYNLDPLVTRRPRSIEAPKSPNLLTKSLDRIDEGLDSMVNIVITEEKNEWNANRHQPKSNNSRNDKQSIKVKSNKLDNSKSNYIDREKQKVKKEESMVRNNHLLNDEFYNCHINNKQLRNDELYEEQRNRQWNYQKEVQLARRDNEIGSEITPMELSKSEVKHNSFGQNKSTINRFSNRSNDSGIFAGRTYDTFGLGKNRFNAGKYSGDQRIKDNPLARRNTTSSIIGKRGKVTDVVSGLY
- the LOC124426090 gene encoding uncharacterized protein LOC124426090 isoform X3: MSSTTTCSVSGEIRPVGVIVQKISSESDMAPNAEEELLVVKPWGPQTEKEPGLRPPTYNAEDYAIALRRWGRRPLSTVQDSQDTLPSTTSSSSGYISGSAGEMTLRQFTSVSELLNKLRADLRLAFPSFVQEFASPPADGITLLLETLRGVQLAQSSPPTSGHVGPRVGTRRAALDELGCVECLAACGERCADAPRLLVQAQPGLLALAVCLTSSLNRSRVLALQLLTKVCQTAGGHAAVSEAVSTLRLKYGEGGRFRFLAGALLAPRAAIALRVAGVSFLNAFLKSAPRTQTRLYIQAEACEAGLEPQVLQEWLRESDGREEDTLTDLLRKEVQKWAQNCVDVDALQRRVLRAEETCRILSKKVSALQNQLEKLQVEKLNNYNTKNRDNISSGTILGINKTQKVSSNAEDEGISSSERSSSPEDTKNQSQNDHQKITTMQDNDQETTIDDVIEELRIIVKDAEEEFSDKNQERSAELDSNDPAFVKNALFRPNSKLSYDNSDVCLYEQVSKRDQQTDRKIFNTNSASNVLQSCQEKGEQVTYFGNDPDYSDNSSVTRRLSSDVSRRISKSSLEGSVKIVVKGPDVEDAIVPTILHPQPPRRTPPCLSALMAVRHCNFADHNEPYNSHDEELEEETLGDGSDSLLSASRLKYNEKNQSYEEHIRETAVVEHFQKRSTNGLLSNNIVDKSAKFRKSFDDLRHFGNNGNNLEGKTIRNYEPSGSSKTRIPAENGSIKHVEYRQFETSSKVFDFSKHQTDRQSSVHRHGSKYRSEVEKRKLLRRSTSHDYLDSNTSTPCSRRSTGSRVECRIRKFESLNSFDEHRSLQSYGGPGSTDNLNKQHQNITEDFSKSRMRRSESFHHVSHIARKDQCSSRGGSDSGLIYITDYNLDPLVTRRPRSIEAPKSPNLLTKSLDRIDEGLDSMVNIVITEEKNEWNANRHQPKSNNSRNDKQSIKVKSNKLDNSKSNYIDREKQKVKKEESMVRNNHLLNDEFYNCHINNKQLRNDELYEEQRNRQWNYQKEVQLARRDNEIGSEITPMELSKSEVKHNSFGQNKSTINRFSNRSNDSGIFAGRTYDTFGLGKNRFNAGKYSGDQRIKDNPLARRNTTSSIIGKRGKVTDVVSGLY